In Campylobacter concisus, the following are encoded in one genomic region:
- a CDS encoding phage tail tape measure protein, which translates to FNKLANIDGPDEKFKKALQSIGMDANYLKVAMARDASSGLDMFLNTLAKVDKKAQMGVLTNLFGTQFADDMGSLVNAIGQYNQAVNLVNDKGAIGSMDEAMKAKLATTKSGLERLSESFISLGITIGDAFLPTLNLIVNGLSKVTNSI; encoded by the coding sequence ATTTAATAAACTTGCAAATATCGACGGGCCAGACGAGAAATTTAAAAAAGCTCTGCAAAGCATTGGAATGGATGCAAACTACTTAAAGGTTGCAATGGCACGCGATGCTAGCAGCGGGCTTGATATGTTTTTAAACACTCTAGCCAAAGTCGATAAAAAGGCTCAAATGGGCGTACTAACTAATCTGTTCGGTACTCAATTTGCCGACGATATGGGCTCGCTAGTAAATGCGATCGGTCAATACAACCAGGCTGTAAATTTAGTAAACGATAAGGGAGCGATCGGCAGTATGGACGAAGCGATGAAGGCTAAACTAGCCACTACTAAAAGCGGACTAGAAAGGCTATCTGAAAGCTTCATAAGCTTGGGTATCACGATAGGTGATGCCTTTTTGCCAACGTTAAATTTAATCGTAAATGGACTTTCAAAAGTGACAAATTCTATAG